GGCAAGGCCAAGGAGGTCCCTGCGGCGATCTCCAAGGGTGTCGAGGAGGCGAAGAAGAACTTCTTCCGCGTCCCGCGCATCCAGGGCACCGTCGTGCACCCGGTCCAGGGTGAGGATGCGGCGGGCGTCGTCCTGCTGCGCCCGGCCGCCCCGGGCACCGGTGTGATCGCCGGCGGTCCGGTCCGCGCCGTCCTCGAGTGCGCCGGAGTGCACGACGTGCTCTCCAAGTCGCTCGGTTCGACCAACCAGATCAACATCGTGCGGGCGACCGTCGATGCGCTCAAGCAGCTCGAGGAGCCGGAGGCCGTGGCAGCACGTCGTGGCCTCGCGGTCGAGGACGTCGCCCCGGCGGCGCTCCTGCGGGCACAGGCCGAGGGTCGCGCCGCGGCCCGTGCGGAGAAGGTGGGTGCCTGATGCAGATCAAGGTGACCCAGACCCGTTCCGAGATCGGCGGCAACCCGACCCAGCGAGCCACCCTGCGCGGCCTCGGCCTCAAGCGCATCGGTGACACCGTGGTGAAGGAAGACCGCCCTGAGATCCGCGGCATGATCCGCACCGTCACCCACCTGGTGACGTTCGAAGAGGTGGACTGACAGATGATGAACAACGCTGACAACTCCGATGCTCCTCTGAAGCTTCACGACCTGCGCCCCGCGCCGGGTTCGAAGACCGCACGCACGCGCGTCGGTCGTGGTGAGGCCTCCAAGGGCAAGACCGC
The window above is part of the Brachybacterium vulturis genome. Proteins encoded here:
- the rpmD gene encoding 50S ribosomal protein L30, producing the protein MMQIKVTQTRSEIGGNPTQRATLRGLGLKRIGDTVVKEDRPEIRGMIRTVTHLVTFEEVD
- the rpsE gene encoding 30S ribosomal protein S5, whose product is MAAQQRNNGPAASGRRDDNSNTSNDRGRQGGDRGGRQGGRGRGQEAEKSAFLERVVSINRVSKVVKGGRRFSFTALVVVGDGDGTVGVGYGKAKEVPAAISKGVEEAKKNFFRVPRIQGTVVHPVQGEDAAGVVLLRPAAPGTGVIAGGPVRAVLECAGVHDVLSKSLGSTNQINIVRATVDALKQLEEPEAVAARRGLAVEDVAPAALLRAQAEGRAAARAEKVGA